From Anoplopoma fimbria isolate UVic2021 breed Golden Eagle Sablefish chromosome 11, Afim_UVic_2022, whole genome shotgun sequence, one genomic window encodes:
- the hgs gene encoding hepatocyte growth factor-regulated tyrosine kinase substrate isoform X1 yields the protein MGKGGGTFERLLDKATSQLLLETDWESILQICDLIRQGDAQAKYAIGAIKKKLNDKNPHVALYALEVLESVVKNCGQTVHDEVASKQTMEELKELLKIQTEPNVRNKILYLIQAWSHAFRNEPKYKVVQDTYQIMKVEGHVFPEFKESDAMFAAERAPDWVDAEECHRCRVQFGVMTRKHHCRACGQIFCGKCSSKYSTIPKFGIEKEVRVCEPCFELLNNHPSLSPPLRKAEGKAPTPGPAELPPEYLTSPLSQQSQVEMPPKRDEAALQEEEELQLAIALSQSEAEEKERMRHKNSYTMYPKADPTPVTSSAPPVSTLYTSPVNSSAPSAEDVDPELARYLNRTYWEKKQEEARKSPTPSAPAPVPLAEPLPPISQPVETHVPVQPVSIVEQQYQNGESEENHEQFLKALQNSVTTFLNRMKSNHMRGRSITNDSAVLSLFQSINNMHPQLLDILNQLDEKRLYYEGLQDKLAQVRDARAALNALRDEHREKLRRATEEAERQRHIQLAQKLEIMRQKKQEYLEMQRQLAIQRLQEQEKERQMRLEQQKHTIQMRAQMPAFSLPYAQMQSLPPNVAGGVVYQPGAPPSYPGTFSPAGSVEGSPMHNIYMNQPGQTAPPQYQAMPSPAPDPNMVNAYMYQPAGTNGQPAPPPGQAPPTTSPPYSNYQPTPTQGYQNAVSQAQSMPPMPQPAPTNGMGYMGYQPYGMQNMISALPGQDPNMPPQQQYMQGQPPMYQQVAPPGGPQQQQQQQQQQQQQQQQQQQQVPQVVPGSAEAQLICFD from the exons ATGGGAAAAGGTGGAGGCACATTTGAGAGGCTTCTGG ATAAAGCCACCAGTCAGTTGCTACTGGAGACCGATTGGGAATCCATCTTGCAGATCTGTGATCTCATTCGACAAGGAGACGCACA AGCTAAGTATGCTATCGGGGCCATTAAGAAGAAGCTTAATGACAAAAATCCACATGTGGCCCTCTATGCCCTTGAG GTCCTGGAGTCAGTGGTGAAGAACTGCGGTCAGACAGTCCACGATGAGGTGGCGAGTAAACAAACTATGGAGGAACTAAAGGAGTTACTCAAG ATACAGACGGAACCAAATGTCAGAAACAAGATCCTGTACCTGATCCAGGCCTGGTCTCATGCCTTCCGCAACGAACCTAAATATAAGGTGGTCCAAGACACTTATCAGATCATGAAGGTGGAAG GTCATGTGTTCCCCGAGTTCAAGGAGAGTGATGCCATGTTTGCAGCTGAGAGA GCCCCTGACTGGGTTGATGCTGAAGAGTGCCACCGGTGCAGAGTCCAGTTTGGAGTTATGACAAGAAAG CACCATTGTCGAGCCTGCGGCCAGATTTTCTGTGGCAAGTGTTCGTCTAAGTACTCCACCATTCCCAAGTTTGGCATTGAGAAGGAAGTGCGTGTATGTGAGCCCTGCTTTGAGCTGCTTAACAA ccacccctccctctctcctcctcttagGAAAGCTGAAGGGAAAGCCCCCACCCCAGGCCCCGCCGAGCTGCCGCCTGAGTACCTGACCAGCCCGCTGTCTCAACAATCCCAGGTAGAA ATGCCTCCCAAGAGAGATGAGGCAGccctgcaggaggaagaggagcttcAGCTGGCCATTGCCCTCTCCCAAAGCGAGGCTGAGGAGAAGGAGCGCATG AGGCATAAGAACTCCTACACAATGTATCCCAAAGCTGATCCCACTCCAGTGACTTCCTCAGCTCCACCAGTCAGCACGCTCTACACTTCTCCTGTG AACTCCTCTGCTCCATCAGCTGAAGATGTAGACCCTGAG CTGGCTCGCTACCTGAACAGAACATACTGGGAGAAGAAGCAGGAAGAGGCTCGCAAGAGTCCCACCCCCTCAGCTCCTGCCCCCGTGCCATTGGCTGAGCCGCTTCCACCAATCAGTCAGCCAGTAGAAACTCATGTCCCTGTCCAGCCGGTCAGCATAGTGGAG CAACAGTACCAGAACGGTGAGTCGGAGGAGAACCATGAGCAGTTTCTGAAGGCCTTGCAGAACTCCGTGACCACCTTCCTCAACCGCATGAAGAGCAACCACATGCGTGGACGCAGCATCACCAACGACAGTGCTGTGCTCTCACTCTTCCAGTCCATTAACAACATGCATCCACAGCTGTTGGACATCCTCAACCAGCTAGATGAGAAGCGAT TGTACTATGAGGGGCTGCAGGACAAGCTGGCTCAGGTGCGCGATGCTCGTGCAGCCCTCAACGCACTCCGGGACGAACACCGAGAGAAGCTGCGTCGTGCCACAGAGGAAGCGGAGAGACAGAGGCACATCCAGCTCGCGCAAAAACTGGAGATCATGAGGCAGAAGAAACAG GAGTACCTGGAGATGCAGCGACAGTTGGCCATCCAGCGTCTTCAGGaacaggagaaggagaggcagATGCGTCTGGAGCAGCAGAAGCACACGATCCAGATGAGAGCCCAAATGCCTGCTTTCTCTCTGCCCTACGCCCAG ATGCAGTCTTTGCCCCCAAATGTGGCGGGAGGGGTGGTGTACCAGCCTGGTGCTCCACCCAGCTACCCGGGTACCTTCAGCCCTGCTGGTTCTGTGGAGGGTTCACCTATGCACAACATCTATATGAACCAGCCTGGCCAGACTGCTCCACCACAGTACCAGGCCATGCCCAGTCCTGCCCCAG ATCCCAATATGGTAAATGCATACATGTACCAGCCTGCAGGCACTAATGGGcagcctgctcctcctcctggtcaGGCTCCGCCCACTACTAGTCCACCCTACTCCAACTATCAGCCCACACCCACACAGGGCTACCAG AATGCGGTCTCTCAGGCCCAGAGTATGCCCCCCATGCCCCAGCCTGCTCCCACCAACGGTATGGGTTACATGGGCTACCAGCCATACGGCATGCAGAACATGATTTCAGCATTGCCAGGACAGGATCCCAATATGCCCCCACAGCAGCAGTACATGCAAGGCCAGCCGCCCATGTACCAACAG GTGGCTCCCCCTGGTGgtccgcagcagcagcagcaacaacaacaacagcagcagcagcagcagcagcagcagcagcagcaggtcccTCAGGTTGTTCCCGGCAGCGCAGAGGCACAGCTCATCTGCTTTGACTAA
- the mrpl12 gene encoding 39S ribosomal protein L12, mitochondrial yields the protein MYCTRRCLRTALRAAATSHRQQLQRQTPALCALRLLKTSPATHSDAIAIATPPLDGAPKQYSPKIQQLVGDIANLTLLEVSDLNELLKKTLNIQDVGMMPMGAMAASAVPAAAADEEEAPVKKEQTHFTVKLTELKAAEKVKLIKEVKNCIQGLNLVQAKKLVEALPQEIRANVSKEEAEKLKAALEAAGGTVVLE from the exons ATGTACTGCACCAGACGCTGCCTCCGCACCGCGCTGCGGGCTGCAGCCACCTCGCACCG GCAACAGCTTCAGCGGCAAACACCAGCCTTGTGTGCTCTCAGACTTCTGAAGACCAGTCCAGCCACCCACTCAGACGCCATCGCCATCGCCACCCCGCCTCTAGACGGAGCACCCAAACAGTATTCCCCCAAAATCCAACAGCTCGTCGGTGACATAGCCAACCTCACTTTATTAGAGGTGTCGGACCTCAACGAGCTCCTCAAG aaaacTCTGAACATTCAGGATGTTGGAATGATGCCAATGGGGGCGATGGCTGCATCGGCTGTACCTGCAGCT GCTGCAGACGAGGAGGAGGCACCAGTGAAGAAGGAGCAGACTCACTTCACAGTAAAATTGACAGAATTAAAAGCAGCTGAAAAAGTAAAACTTATAAAGGAAGTGAAGAACTGCATCCAAGGCTTGAATCTGGTGCAG GCTAAGAAACTAGTGGAGGCTCTTCCTCAGGAAATCCGAGCCAACGTGTCCaaagaagaggcagagaaactGAAAGCAGCCTTGGAGGCAGCAGGCGGCACCGTCGTGTTGGAGTAG
- the hgs gene encoding hepatocyte growth factor-regulated tyrosine kinase substrate isoform X2, with translation MGKGGGTFERLLDKATSQLLLETDWESILQICDLIRQGDAQAKYAIGAIKKKLNDKNPHVALYALEVLESVVKNCGQTVHDEVASKQTMEELKELLKIQTEPNVRNKILYLIQAWSHAFRNEPKYKVVQDTYQIMKVEGHVFPEFKESDAMFAAERAPDWVDAEECHRCRVQFGVMTRKHHCRACGQIFCGKCSSKYSTIPKFGIEKEVRVCEPCFELLNNHPSLSPPLRKAEGKAPTPGPAELPPEYLTSPLSQQSQMPPKRDEAALQEEEELQLAIALSQSEAEEKERMRHKNSYTMYPKADPTPVTSSAPPVSTLYTSPVNSSAPSAEDVDPELARYLNRTYWEKKQEEARKSPTPSAPAPVPLAEPLPPISQPVETHVPVQPVSIVEQQYQNGESEENHEQFLKALQNSVTTFLNRMKSNHMRGRSITNDSAVLSLFQSINNMHPQLLDILNQLDEKRLYYEGLQDKLAQVRDARAALNALRDEHREKLRRATEEAERQRHIQLAQKLEIMRQKKQEYLEMQRQLAIQRLQEQEKERQMRLEQQKHTIQMRAQMPAFSLPYAQMQSLPPNVAGGVVYQPGAPPSYPGTFSPAGSVEGSPMHNIYMNQPGQTAPPQYQAMPSPAPDPNMVNAYMYQPAGTNGQPAPPPGQAPPTTSPPYSNYQPTPTQGYQNAVSQAQSMPPMPQPAPTNGMGYMGYQPYGMQNMISALPGQDPNMPPQQQYMQGQPPMYQQVAPPGGPQQQQQQQQQQQQQQQQQQQQVPQVVPGSAEAQLICFD, from the exons ATGGGAAAAGGTGGAGGCACATTTGAGAGGCTTCTGG ATAAAGCCACCAGTCAGTTGCTACTGGAGACCGATTGGGAATCCATCTTGCAGATCTGTGATCTCATTCGACAAGGAGACGCACA AGCTAAGTATGCTATCGGGGCCATTAAGAAGAAGCTTAATGACAAAAATCCACATGTGGCCCTCTATGCCCTTGAG GTCCTGGAGTCAGTGGTGAAGAACTGCGGTCAGACAGTCCACGATGAGGTGGCGAGTAAACAAACTATGGAGGAACTAAAGGAGTTACTCAAG ATACAGACGGAACCAAATGTCAGAAACAAGATCCTGTACCTGATCCAGGCCTGGTCTCATGCCTTCCGCAACGAACCTAAATATAAGGTGGTCCAAGACACTTATCAGATCATGAAGGTGGAAG GTCATGTGTTCCCCGAGTTCAAGGAGAGTGATGCCATGTTTGCAGCTGAGAGA GCCCCTGACTGGGTTGATGCTGAAGAGTGCCACCGGTGCAGAGTCCAGTTTGGAGTTATGACAAGAAAG CACCATTGTCGAGCCTGCGGCCAGATTTTCTGTGGCAAGTGTTCGTCTAAGTACTCCACCATTCCCAAGTTTGGCATTGAGAAGGAAGTGCGTGTATGTGAGCCCTGCTTTGAGCTGCTTAACAA ccacccctccctctctcctcctcttagGAAAGCTGAAGGGAAAGCCCCCACCCCAGGCCCCGCCGAGCTGCCGCCTGAGTACCTGACCAGCCCGCTGTCTCAACAATCCCAG ATGCCTCCCAAGAGAGATGAGGCAGccctgcaggaggaagaggagcttcAGCTGGCCATTGCCCTCTCCCAAAGCGAGGCTGAGGAGAAGGAGCGCATG AGGCATAAGAACTCCTACACAATGTATCCCAAAGCTGATCCCACTCCAGTGACTTCCTCAGCTCCACCAGTCAGCACGCTCTACACTTCTCCTGTG AACTCCTCTGCTCCATCAGCTGAAGATGTAGACCCTGAG CTGGCTCGCTACCTGAACAGAACATACTGGGAGAAGAAGCAGGAAGAGGCTCGCAAGAGTCCCACCCCCTCAGCTCCTGCCCCCGTGCCATTGGCTGAGCCGCTTCCACCAATCAGTCAGCCAGTAGAAACTCATGTCCCTGTCCAGCCGGTCAGCATAGTGGAG CAACAGTACCAGAACGGTGAGTCGGAGGAGAACCATGAGCAGTTTCTGAAGGCCTTGCAGAACTCCGTGACCACCTTCCTCAACCGCATGAAGAGCAACCACATGCGTGGACGCAGCATCACCAACGACAGTGCTGTGCTCTCACTCTTCCAGTCCATTAACAACATGCATCCACAGCTGTTGGACATCCTCAACCAGCTAGATGAGAAGCGAT TGTACTATGAGGGGCTGCAGGACAAGCTGGCTCAGGTGCGCGATGCTCGTGCAGCCCTCAACGCACTCCGGGACGAACACCGAGAGAAGCTGCGTCGTGCCACAGAGGAAGCGGAGAGACAGAGGCACATCCAGCTCGCGCAAAAACTGGAGATCATGAGGCAGAAGAAACAG GAGTACCTGGAGATGCAGCGACAGTTGGCCATCCAGCGTCTTCAGGaacaggagaaggagaggcagATGCGTCTGGAGCAGCAGAAGCACACGATCCAGATGAGAGCCCAAATGCCTGCTTTCTCTCTGCCCTACGCCCAG ATGCAGTCTTTGCCCCCAAATGTGGCGGGAGGGGTGGTGTACCAGCCTGGTGCTCCACCCAGCTACCCGGGTACCTTCAGCCCTGCTGGTTCTGTGGAGGGTTCACCTATGCACAACATCTATATGAACCAGCCTGGCCAGACTGCTCCACCACAGTACCAGGCCATGCCCAGTCCTGCCCCAG ATCCCAATATGGTAAATGCATACATGTACCAGCCTGCAGGCACTAATGGGcagcctgctcctcctcctggtcaGGCTCCGCCCACTACTAGTCCACCCTACTCCAACTATCAGCCCACACCCACACAGGGCTACCAG AATGCGGTCTCTCAGGCCCAGAGTATGCCCCCCATGCCCCAGCCTGCTCCCACCAACGGTATGGGTTACATGGGCTACCAGCCATACGGCATGCAGAACATGATTTCAGCATTGCCAGGACAGGATCCCAATATGCCCCCACAGCAGCAGTACATGCAAGGCCAGCCGCCCATGTACCAACAG GTGGCTCCCCCTGGTGgtccgcagcagcagcagcaacaacaacaacagcagcagcagcagcagcagcagcagcagcagcaggtcccTCAGGTTGTTCCCGGCAGCGCAGAGGCACAGCTCATCTGCTTTGACTAA
- the zgc:103625 gene encoding methyltransferase-like 26 B: MLLSPLAERNWEDLCLMLEDVLEDQSHRQLFALELGSGTGQHVIRFAQKMPFVTWQPSDIKEDSLESIKAYIAATHAKNVLQPVHLDASEPWEKWAGLSHNSCDVIIAINLLQYSSFKTAQSVFTGAGQILRQNGLLITYAVYAINGTITPVCNEHLDAELRQINPEWGLPDVDVLRQLAYGNGMRMERMIEMEEYYKCLIFRKL; this comes from the exons ATGCTGCTGTCTCCGCTGGCAGAGAGGAACTGGGAGGATCTGTGTTTGATGCTTGAAGATGTGCTGGAGGACCAGTCCCACAGGCAGCTGTTTGCCTTAGAACTGGGCTCTGGAACTGGGCAGCATGTCATACGCTTTGCCCAGAAGATGCCCTTTGTTACCTGGCAGCCATCAGACATCAAAGAAGACTCTCTggaaag TATTAAGGCATACATTGCTGCAACCCATGCAAAGAATGTGCTGCAGCCTGTCCACCTGGATGCCAGCGAACCGTGGGAGAAATGGGCAGGCCTTTCTCACAACTCCTGTGACGTTATTATCGCCATTAACTTACTGCAATACAGCTCATTTAAAACAGCACAG AGTGTTTTTACTGGAGCAGGTCAGATCCTCAGGCAAAATGGCCTTTTGATAACATATGCG GTGTATGCTATCAATGGCACCATTACACCAGTGTGTAATGAACACCTGGATGCAGAGCTTCGACAAAT AAATCCAGAGTGGGGTCTTCCGGACGTCGATGTGCTGAGACAGCTGGCCTATGGGAACGGGATGCGCATGGAGAGGATG ATTGAGATGGAAGAATACTACAAGTGCCTCATCTTCAGAAAACTTTAA
- the hgs gene encoding hepatocyte growth factor-regulated tyrosine kinase substrate isoform X3 yields the protein MGKGGGTFERLLDKATSQLLLETDWESILQICDLIRQGDAQAKYAIGAIKKKLNDKNPHVALYALEVLESVVKNCGQTVHDEVASKQTMEELKELLKTEPNVRNKILYLIQAWSHAFRNEPKYKVVQDTYQIMKVEGHVFPEFKESDAMFAAERAPDWVDAEECHRCRVQFGVMTRKHHCRACGQIFCGKCSSKYSTIPKFGIEKEVRVCEPCFELLNNHPSLSPPLRKAEGKAPTPGPAELPPEYLTSPLSQQSQVEMPPKRDEAALQEEEELQLAIALSQSEAEEKERMRHKNSYTMYPKADPTPVTSSAPPVSTLYTSPVNSSAPSAEDVDPELARYLNRTYWEKKQEEARKSPTPSAPAPVPLAEPLPPISQPVETHVPVQPVSIVEQQYQNGESEENHEQFLKALQNSVTTFLNRMKSNHMRGRSITNDSAVLSLFQSINNMHPQLLDILNQLDEKRLYYEGLQDKLAQVRDARAALNALRDEHREKLRRATEEAERQRHIQLAQKLEIMRQKKQEYLEMQRQLAIQRLQEQEKERQMRLEQQKHTIQMRAQMPAFSLPYAQMQSLPPNVAGGVVYQPGAPPSYPGTFSPAGSVEGSPMHNIYMNQPGQTAPPQYQAMPSPAPDPNMVNAYMYQPAGTNGQPAPPPGQAPPTTSPPYSNYQPTPTQGYQNAVSQAQSMPPMPQPAPTNGMGYMGYQPYGMQNMISALPGQDPNMPPQQQYMQGQPPMYQQVAPPGGPQQQQQQQQQQQQQQQQQQQQVPQVVPGSAEAQLICFD from the exons ATGGGAAAAGGTGGAGGCACATTTGAGAGGCTTCTGG ATAAAGCCACCAGTCAGTTGCTACTGGAGACCGATTGGGAATCCATCTTGCAGATCTGTGATCTCATTCGACAAGGAGACGCACA AGCTAAGTATGCTATCGGGGCCATTAAGAAGAAGCTTAATGACAAAAATCCACATGTGGCCCTCTATGCCCTTGAG GTCCTGGAGTCAGTGGTGAAGAACTGCGGTCAGACAGTCCACGATGAGGTGGCGAGTAAACAAACTATGGAGGAACTAAAGGAGTTACTCAAG ACGGAACCAAATGTCAGAAACAAGATCCTGTACCTGATCCAGGCCTGGTCTCATGCCTTCCGCAACGAACCTAAATATAAGGTGGTCCAAGACACTTATCAGATCATGAAGGTGGAAG GTCATGTGTTCCCCGAGTTCAAGGAGAGTGATGCCATGTTTGCAGCTGAGAGA GCCCCTGACTGGGTTGATGCTGAAGAGTGCCACCGGTGCAGAGTCCAGTTTGGAGTTATGACAAGAAAG CACCATTGTCGAGCCTGCGGCCAGATTTTCTGTGGCAAGTGTTCGTCTAAGTACTCCACCATTCCCAAGTTTGGCATTGAGAAGGAAGTGCGTGTATGTGAGCCCTGCTTTGAGCTGCTTAACAA ccacccctccctctctcctcctcttagGAAAGCTGAAGGGAAAGCCCCCACCCCAGGCCCCGCCGAGCTGCCGCCTGAGTACCTGACCAGCCCGCTGTCTCAACAATCCCAGGTAGAA ATGCCTCCCAAGAGAGATGAGGCAGccctgcaggaggaagaggagcttcAGCTGGCCATTGCCCTCTCCCAAAGCGAGGCTGAGGAGAAGGAGCGCATG AGGCATAAGAACTCCTACACAATGTATCCCAAAGCTGATCCCACTCCAGTGACTTCCTCAGCTCCACCAGTCAGCACGCTCTACACTTCTCCTGTG AACTCCTCTGCTCCATCAGCTGAAGATGTAGACCCTGAG CTGGCTCGCTACCTGAACAGAACATACTGGGAGAAGAAGCAGGAAGAGGCTCGCAAGAGTCCCACCCCCTCAGCTCCTGCCCCCGTGCCATTGGCTGAGCCGCTTCCACCAATCAGTCAGCCAGTAGAAACTCATGTCCCTGTCCAGCCGGTCAGCATAGTGGAG CAACAGTACCAGAACGGTGAGTCGGAGGAGAACCATGAGCAGTTTCTGAAGGCCTTGCAGAACTCCGTGACCACCTTCCTCAACCGCATGAAGAGCAACCACATGCGTGGACGCAGCATCACCAACGACAGTGCTGTGCTCTCACTCTTCCAGTCCATTAACAACATGCATCCACAGCTGTTGGACATCCTCAACCAGCTAGATGAGAAGCGAT TGTACTATGAGGGGCTGCAGGACAAGCTGGCTCAGGTGCGCGATGCTCGTGCAGCCCTCAACGCACTCCGGGACGAACACCGAGAGAAGCTGCGTCGTGCCACAGAGGAAGCGGAGAGACAGAGGCACATCCAGCTCGCGCAAAAACTGGAGATCATGAGGCAGAAGAAACAG GAGTACCTGGAGATGCAGCGACAGTTGGCCATCCAGCGTCTTCAGGaacaggagaaggagaggcagATGCGTCTGGAGCAGCAGAAGCACACGATCCAGATGAGAGCCCAAATGCCTGCTTTCTCTCTGCCCTACGCCCAG ATGCAGTCTTTGCCCCCAAATGTGGCGGGAGGGGTGGTGTACCAGCCTGGTGCTCCACCCAGCTACCCGGGTACCTTCAGCCCTGCTGGTTCTGTGGAGGGTTCACCTATGCACAACATCTATATGAACCAGCCTGGCCAGACTGCTCCACCACAGTACCAGGCCATGCCCAGTCCTGCCCCAG ATCCCAATATGGTAAATGCATACATGTACCAGCCTGCAGGCACTAATGGGcagcctgctcctcctcctggtcaGGCTCCGCCCACTACTAGTCCACCCTACTCCAACTATCAGCCCACACCCACACAGGGCTACCAG AATGCGGTCTCTCAGGCCCAGAGTATGCCCCCCATGCCCCAGCCTGCTCCCACCAACGGTATGGGTTACATGGGCTACCAGCCATACGGCATGCAGAACATGATTTCAGCATTGCCAGGACAGGATCCCAATATGCCCCCACAGCAGCAGTACATGCAAGGCCAGCCGCCCATGTACCAACAG GTGGCTCCCCCTGGTGgtccgcagcagcagcagcaacaacaacaacagcagcagcagcagcagcagcagcagcagcagcaggtcccTCAGGTTGTTCCCGGCAGCGCAGAGGCACAGCTCATCTGCTTTGACTAA